AGGGTTTATCCTACTTGAACTGAGGAAgacttaaaacattttcttaacatTATGAATAGCTAAGCGTTTTCTTAAATAGCTTGGAAATTTTATGTCTTGCTGAATGATGATAACTTGCTTGGACAGACACCGAAGAaatattgagattttttttgctggCTGAACCTTTTAAACTTcgtcttttatttctttctaggACTGAAttatggagaaaagaaaaaagtacagcTTATCGTGACTTGCATCCATCTATAGATTCCATACCAAGTGTTCCAAAAAACAGTATACAAAAAGACAGTCTTGTTGATCGAGcagcacttcagaaaatttCCGCGCTTGAAgatgagctgacttttcttcGTGCTCAGATTGCCACGATTGTTGCAGCACATACACTGGGAAACATTCCATCACGTAAGCCTTTCTGGTTTGAAGCAAaccaattttccttttctgcctcaGAGGTCTTGTTCAAATCTAACCATGTCTCTGATATTgatataaaacatttctaacTTCTTCAACTGAAGTTATGCCAACAAAATTTACTGAATGTaaattttttactgtttgtgCCCTTTGTTTCCCCCCTTTGCTTTCACTCTTCTTTTTATGGCCAGCTTGCTGATTCTGAATGCAGTTGATCCTAAGTGATCTTTATATTCTTTTCCATATTTGTGGAGGAACTTAGTAACAACACTAATAAACCACCAattactggttttgttttttttaaaaaaaaaaaagtataaccTTAGACTTGTGTAACATTTCTGACAAGTTATCAAAATACTGGATAAAAATATAAGGAATTCAAGCTCAGGATTTAAGTTGcaatttaaattgaaatgcttaattttaaatgctttaaatttaaatgcagCAAATAGATGTCTAACCACCACTGGAGTATCTAAGGTAGTTGGTCTACAATATGAACTTCaatcttgtgatttttttttttttttcccttaagttTTGAGGTCACAATTGTCTTGCATACTAACCCCACTGTGGCTGTTGAAACATTTGAACTGATATGAGAAGGTTCAGGGGCCTCTGTGCTTCAACTTTGTTGTTCTGCTGTCACTTTTTGTCTCTTCTCCATTGCACTCTGTATGCAGTTTTGTAGTCTGTTTTATGtgctttgtggttttctttgctgttgctttATCTGAGTTATTCTAACCTTCAGACCATTGAGAATGAACTATGTGTAGTTGCAGGCTGCTTTCTGTTGCAGGTTTCTGATTTATCTAGTGCATAGATCGAAGATGCATCAGAGCAGCCCAGACCACCTCAAATCCATTATTTCATGTGTTCTGAGTCTGTGGCTTTGAAATCAAAATcggttttggttttaaatgtaattattttcttctgtggtaTAATCTGTGAGGTATGTAAGAAAGTGCTTTTAGAGGGCCATCTTATcttgacttaaaacagtcatacAAGACGTTGCTTGGTATTGTTAATTGCTAAGGTACTACAGactattgaaaataaaatccctgtttttcttttgactgCATCCAGAAGCCTTTAAAACATTCAGCCTTCCAGATGGATCTTACCCAGTGCCAGCCATGACTTCTACGCCATTGTCCGTCTCTCACAATCACTTTGTAATTCCTTCGCCGCCTCCGCTCCCTTCTGGTGCACCATCTGCTGTTGGTGCTAGTAATTCAGCAATTGAACTCATAAAACAACGGCGTGCTGCAAGAAACAGTGCTTCGACTACAGCTGATAGTGCTGCTGATCACCAGAGGACAAAGAACATTCCTAGTATGATGGATGTTTTGAAAGACCTAAACAAAGTTCAGTTGCGTGCTACTGAGAGGTAGGTTGGAATTCAACTTGTGTCTGAGCTATCTAAGGCTGTGTAACCGTTACAGCATTTGAGTATAAGCAGAGAACACCAAGAAGAAACAAATCATTTAacatgcagctgctgctgataGACTGAAGTTGGCAATGTTTAAGTTCACGGCTTGGAATGTGACATGGCTTTTAGAGGCGtttgaaaaatgctgaatatCTCAGCATTTAAAACTGGTCTCCTGCACTAGTATACAAATCTCAGGTTGTTTgcgtctgtgtgtgtgcatgtgtccCTTTTTTTGTTGAGAGTGGGTCTATCTGAAAATCACTTAAGTTACCTACACAATCACAGGAAACTGATCTGAACAAATACACTTTTCTCATTCACCATGAAAGGACACTGAAAAAGTGTCTTAACATATCCAAAATATTCTGGTACTACCTTCAAAGTGTTAAAGCAAATATGTGCTGTATCTTACTGAAAGTCTTCCATGAATTTAAATAGTGCAATTGGATTGAGATATTTTTCATGGTATGCCATCTTGATTTTAAGAACAGTTGACCTTACAAAAATGCTTTAGTGAAGACTGTAATACCTCTTCGTGTCAGTGTTGGTCTGCTGTGCTAGATGTGGTAGAAGTTGTCAGATGTCTTTTCTGAACTTCTGGAGCTGGAAAAGTACGCAAGAAAAATTGAATCTCTGCTGAATAATAAGAGCTCTTAACGTGGGGAGAATGTCACCAAAAATGATTGCACTCTTATTTCAGCACTTCCTTAAGTGTGAGTTTTATCCCTGAAAATACTTAGCACAAGGCTTGGACAAATTATCTATATACAATTCTGGAGCATGCCTTCATGCTTTTGATGATGTATTTGCTTTATTCACTGTGTAAATATAAACTGCACTAAGGTAAAACTATTTCTTGATGTTTCCTTCCATGTATGGTGAAAGAAGAGAGCAAAATGTTTGTGACAACAGTTTTAACCGCCATCGTGTTGAGCAGGGGCAAGCTGAGTAGGAAATGATAGGTGTGCATATGAAACGCTATGGGATTTAGACATCTACCTGAATACTGAAGGTAGAACTTCACTGCCAGACTTGAGCTTACCGCTGTCATTGTGCGTTAGCAGCAACTCGTTGGTCTGGAAATCACACTTTCTGCTAGCACAAGTGTGCGTATATCTAGATTTGTTTCAAATATCTCAGTACTTAGGAtgttttttatgattattttcttgGACTAGTCGCTAATTTCTGACTTTGTTAGGCTTTGGGGTGCTAGgtgctgttttgattttgtggGTTTTGCAGTCTTTTGATTTTGTTGAGAACActtttttataaattaaaatagaatcatagaatggcctgggttggaagggacctcaaagatcatgtagttccaaccccctgccacgggcagggacgccacccactagatcaggttgctcagtcTTGagtctaacctggtcttgaacacctgcagggatggggcatctacagcctctctgggcaacctgtgccagtgcctcaccaccctctgagtgaagaatttccttctaccctctaatctaaatttcccctctgttagtttaaaaacattccccccttgtcctgtcattattcAGTTGAGGAAAGAGTCCTTCTTCATCCTTTTTAAGACCCCTGGAAGTACTGATAGGCTGCGAAGTACGAAGTACTTTTTCTAATTCTTGTCtataaacattttgtatttgtatgttCAGTTGCTTGCTCGGAGAGAAAAACTCTTTGAAGCCTTTGTGCTaaatttgataatttttttttgatgatgaAACTCAAGTTAAACGTGTTCTGTAAATGGATGGGACTTTCTGGTCCCCTGGATGCATATTTGACTTAAACGAAgtggtatgttttttttaaaaataattactctgAGAAATTTTGtaactctttttctttcttctaagaCCACAGGAAGGCATACTGTTCTGAACTGAGAATTAATGAAATTTAAGTCAAATTATGTTGTAAAAGGTTATGAAATATGTTAGTAGGAATCTCCAACTAATATGTCTTAATATAGCTTATGAATGAAATCTGCTATGcaaactgtacttttttttccttttgcattacTTTAGGACTATTTGTTGATTTATTGCCACTTTTCTTTAAGGAACAGCATGAAGTTGTATTTTTGAACTAACAGTCTGGCTGACAAGTTGTTAGGGGTACTGTTGTTAGCCCTGTCTGGTTAATTGCTATAAAACAACATAAGCAGCATTATTTGTGCGATCAAGGATTTATAGGATGAAGATGTATAAAAAAGTTGTCTCATGGGATTTTAGATCACTAAGCACAAGATTAAGGGCGGGAGataataaattttctttctttgtaggtCACCTGGAGGCACTCCTCTTTCTAAACCCAAAAAGAGGCTAAGTTCAGATTGGGATCCAGTTGCTATACTAACTCAtgcactgaaacagaaatttgcaCATAAGTTTGAAGATAGTGATGATTCACTGGACAAAGAAAATAGATCTTTTGATAGCTCCCCGTTTTCTAGTCCAGAGATCCCACTGGTATGTTTTTATATAAGAATGCGTTTTTATATTCTTGAAATGACTGCAATTTTCATGGATAGTAGCAAGGTTTTTGAGTCTACAACTTTTCTACAATGACTTGAAGCCATCAgcttagttgttttttttcaagtataatCAAGGCAGAGAATCCCaactatttattattatgaatGGATTTAGGCTGGTAAATGCTTTTCTAGATGcaccaagaggaaaaaagccaGACTGACTTTAAAAACTCAGCTCATTGTTGGTTGAACTGTGGACGTTTGTTTGATAGTAACCAGCAGGCATTTGCGTGTAGAAACTGTATGTGCAGTTAGTAATACCGACTATTAATTTGCCAACTAATTTTACAAAGATGCCAGGAAGGTAACAGAGGTCAGCCTAGCATATGCTGtgtgttcagaaaacaaagcattagGTTTAGTGTCTTCCCTCTTGTGTAAGTATCATTTCCACATGGTCTGCATCTTTATTCTGAACAAAGATTCTGAACATTGTTGCAGAGCCcctgaaaaatacagt
This genomic stretch from Anser cygnoides isolate HZ-2024a breed goose chromosome 3, Taihu_goose_T2T_genome, whole genome shotgun sequence harbors:
- the MTFR2 gene encoding mitochondrial fission regulator 2 isoform X1, translated to MSLLLHLLRRLLAHLGWPPGQASLLGSRAVGVGRALQRCLPSAAASRGHLEQLRAALRSCRLKIISVWQKKEYGSTRSVVRRLGTILSLEPYPRPYFQLVQDPCPLDYDEQNTAPTPVAPSLADVLWVARDEGQAFARFRTELWRKEKSTAYRDLHPSIDSIPSVPKNSIQKDSLVDRAALQKISALEDELTFLRAQIATIVAAHTLGNIPSQAFKTFSLPDGSYPVPAMTSTPLSVSHNHFVIPSPPPLPSGAPSAVGASNSAIELIKQRRAARNSASTTADSAADHQRTKNIPSMMDVLKDLNKVQLRATERSPGGTPLSKPKKRLSSDWDPVAILTHALKQKFAHKFEDSDDSLDKENRSFDSSPFSSPEIPLVGCCSLKSNANSSLIRTDEVKQVSTWKVRAQI
- the MTFR2 gene encoding mitochondrial fission regulator 2 isoform X2 encodes the protein MSLLLHLLRRLLAHLGWPPGQASLLGSRAVGVGRALQRCLPSAAASRGHLEQLRAALRSCRLKIISVWQKKEYGSTRSVVRRLGTILSLEPYPRPYFQLVQDPCPLDYDEQNTAPTPVAPSLADVLWVARDEGQAFARFRTELWRKEKSTAYRDLHPSIDSIPSVPKNSIQKDSLVDRAALQKISALEDELTFLRAQIATIVAAHTLGNIPSQAFKTFSLPDGSYPVPAMTSTPLSVSHNHFVIPSPPPLPSGAPSAVGASNSAIELIKQRRAARNSASTTADSAADHQRTKNIPSMMDVLKDLNKVQLRATERSPGGTPLSKPKKRLSSDWDPVAILTHALKQKFAHKFEDSDDSLDKENRSFDSSPFSSPEIPLDVAA
- the MTFR2 gene encoding mitochondrial fission regulator 2 isoform X3 yields the protein MSLLLHLLRRLLAHLGWPPGQIISVWQKKEYGSTRSVVRRLGTILSLEPYPRPYFQLVQDPCPLDYDEQNTAPTPVAPSLADVLWVARDEGQAFARFRTELWRKEKSTAYRDLHPSIDSIPSVPKNSIQKDSLVDRAALQKISALEDELTFLRAQIATIVAAHTLGNIPSQAFKTFSLPDGSYPVPAMTSTPLSVSHNHFVIPSPPPLPSGAPSAVGASNSAIELIKQRRAARNSASTTADSAADHQRTKNIPSMMDVLKDLNKVQLRATERSPGGTPLSKPKKRLSSDWDPVAILTHALKQKFAHKFEDSDDSLDKENRSFDSSPFSSPEIPLVGCCSLKSNANSSLIRTDEVKQVSTWKVRAQI